A genomic segment from Nicotiana sylvestris chromosome 1, ASM39365v2, whole genome shotgun sequence encodes:
- the LOC138876300 gene encoding uncharacterized protein produces the protein MYQQPNNSPPFPSQGSSSSRSDLGRIESIFEQMMKKNQDSDAQLAFHNTSIRNLEVQLGKISQALNTHPKGALPSDTVVNPKGGNNNHVMAVTIRIGRGGDVNSSREKQVVYDDVELRNDGVHLIVEDVVEENVNNDVRIDIDDVEVETQDAVNPSREHVIDMPELVVPKAKEPLPRPPPSYPQRLAKQRNDNQFKFIVMMKSLSINVPLVEALEQMSGYAKFMKDLVTKKRSMDCETIKMTHQVSAIVHSMAPKLEDPGAFTIPCTIGSADFAKALCDLGPSINLMPYSVFKTLGIGKPRPTSMRLQMADRSMKRPLDYEVPIILGRPFLATRKALVDVEAGELTFRVGDEKVVFHVCKSMKQPNSTEVCSFVDLVTAMIEDDTSATINVEDPIEVVLLNMDVNDDASRVECGGMIVVTNDNNELIPTRTVTG, from the exons atgtaccaacaaccgaacaattcaccccctttcccttctcaaggttcAAGTTCTTCCAGAAGTgatttgggtagaattgaaagtatattcgagcaaatgatgaaaaagaaccaagattccgatgcTCAATTGGCTTTTCATAATACCTCTATTCGAAACTTGGAGGTACAACTGGGCAAAATTTCTCAAGCTTTGAATACTCACcccaagggtgctctaccaagtgatacggtagtgaacccgaagggtgggaacaacaatcatgtgatggcggttacaataAGAattgggagaggcggtgatgtgaattcCTCGAGAGAAAAGCAAGTTGTgtatgatgatgttgagttgcggaATGATGGTGTACATTTGattgttgaagatgtggttgaagaaaatgtgaacaatgatgtgaggattgatattgatgacgtCGAGGTAGAAactcaagatgccgtgaacccatctagggaacacgtgattgacatgcccgagctggttgtgccaaaagccaaggaacccttgcctaggccacctccatcttatcctcaaaggctcgcaaagcaaaGAAATGATAACCAATTCAAGTTTATTGttatgatgaagagcttgtccataaatgtgcctttggtggaggctcttgaacaaatgtcgggataTGCCAAGTTCATGAAGGATTTAGTGACGAAGAAGAggtctatggattgtgagacgataaagatgactcaccaagtgagtgctatagtgcattcaatggcaccaaAGCTTGAAGAccccggagcttttactatcccttgtactatcggaagtgcggattttgccaaagcTTTATGTGACTTGGGacctagtatcaatttgatgccttactcggttttcaagactttgggcaTTGGGAAACCTAGaccaacttcaatgagacttcaaatggcggatcgatcgatgaagcgacctttgg actatgaggttcctattatcttgggtcgacctttccttgcaacgagGAAGGcgttggttgatgttgaagcgggtgagcttaCTTTCCGAGTGGGGGATGAAAAGGTCGtcttccatgtttgcaaatccatgaagcaacccaatagcaccgaggtgtgctcatttgtagaccttgtcacagccATGATTGAGGATGATACCAGTGCTACGATCAACGTGGAGGATCCTATTGAGGTCGTGCTTTtgaatatggatgtcaatgatgatgctagtagagtggagtgc ggtggtatgattgtggtgaccaatgacaacaatgaacttattcctactcgcACGGTCACCGGATGA